In Drosophila teissieri strain GT53w chromosome 2R, Prin_Dtei_1.1, whole genome shotgun sequence, the following proteins share a genomic window:
- the LOC122613221 gene encoding uncharacterized protein LOC122613221 isoform X2, giving the protein MSRNRRRSLPSCQDEDKTAAAQPSGSSSLRSQSLSRLEFSVQSSSIYQYDTRNPRNTRPPMVSVAVGTDQTDILNGSTSFLPLSQSQSQSEVDSSSLYESFNPTFLPKLLFRRFPHILVAASEDPPTSESKPTTSHQRPIEPISEVPFVEPNFEKNNRVSTARSSRPPSFRQSSSAYRGNDDDSFTSTDEVSPIQSFTSYTEEYDREEPLITKTQKFYKKRAALNPKNDSEDSFVVARENFQNDTTIAFNTTTVQATDSPESIYEYDPKNRRTTQLGDTDSRASKESFDLGRGGKRLGSGMVFIYMVIPPDGGFGWVIMVLSFLAQLIIDGLIFTIGVLLPSIAQDLGVSTSSVSLVASVQIGCYFTSGAFSAILINRFGFRKVAIAGVLCSASTILASSWSVNLTMLIFLYSVLGGITLSMIWASSQLIVGYYFERFRPMANGFSCSGGGAGIVLFTFLNSWLVPIIGWRNMLRTQAGLIMLILLMVVAYVEVAPTQVGLYHFPDNLESSSDEYYGNFYVQDYLRLSAQTAGSRSVLSEYEPPPKKHGCAKFCPCCTKSCGKRRKKPQNEEEHNLLIRPAPLEREDLFYTGPADYDQPHSKENLEGKEFHLMGSDKNTQQVNYGIKNIHVDGEGDDTSRQHRRTHSVRRWSEELPKKKNTCRNSRFMLTLLKLFDYHLLKQFEFKILVASAFLFPMGFNIPFVYSSARTTVPVEYARMIGPIIGISNLVMRNILGIIAYKRRTWTLGLCGGGLVFGGFSVLISAFYGENLIWFQMLYGMSYAVAPAVYSTLRGLIYVKYLGLSKLTNAFGITSLAMGMGAFIGTTIAGKMVGFTGNYTAAFCFAGICLIISGILKLLLPGLIKFRNRKAQ; this is encoded by the exons ATGAGTAGGAATCGTAGGCGGAG CTTGCCCAGCTGCCAAGATGAAGACAAGACCGCCGCTGCACAGCCAAGTGGAAGTAGTAGCTTGAGATCCCAATCTCTGTCCAGGCTGGAGTTCTCGGTTCAATCCTCGTCCATCTATCAGTATGACACGCGGAACCCGCGGAACACGCGACCACCAATGGTCAGTGTGGCCGTCGGCACAGATCAGACGGATATCCTGAATGGGAGCACTTCATTCTTGCCCCTTAGCCAGTCTCAATCTCAGAGCGAAGTAGACTCATCCTCGTTGTACGAAAGTTTTAATCCTACCTTTCTTCCCAAGCTTCTTTTTAGAAGATTTCCGCATATCCTTGTGGCGGCATCAGAAGATCCTCCGACTTCGGAAAGCAAGCCAACTACATCACATCAAAGGCCAATTGAGCCAATATCCGAGGTGCCGTTCGTGGAACCCAATTTTGAGAAAAACAACAGAGTTAGCACCGCCAGATCGTCACGTCCGCCCAGTTTTCGACAATCTTCCTCTGCATACAGGGGTAATGATGATGACTCCTTCACGAGCACAGATGAGGTGTCTCCGATCCAGAGCTTCACTAGCTATACGGAAGAATATGATAGAGAAGAACCACTCATAACCAAAACGCAAAAGTTTTATAAAAAGA GAGCTGCCTTAAATCCGAAAAACGATTCCGAGGACTCATTTGTGGTCGCTAGGGAAAACTTTCAAAACGATACGACTATCGCGTTCAATACAACGACAGTACAGGCCACCGACTCGCCAGAATCTATCTACGAATACGACCCGAAGAACCGGAGGACCACCCAATTGGGGGACACAGATAGCAGAGCTTCGAAGGAGTCCTTTGACCTGGGCCGTGGTGGAAAGCGACTGGGCTCCGGTATGGTTTTT ATCTATATGGTGATACCACCGGACGGCGGATTCGGCTGGGTAATCATGGTGCTGTCCTTCCTCGCCCAGCTGATAATCGATGGTCTTATCTTCACCATCGGAGTCTTGTTGCCATCCATTGCCCAGGATCTGGGTGTGAGCACATCGTCGGTTTCGCTGGTGGCCAGTGTCCAGATTGGTTGCTACTTCACCAGCGGAGCCTTCTCTGCCATTCTGATAAATCGTTTTGGATTCCGGAAGGTAGCCATCGCTGGGGTCCTGTGTTCCGCATCCACCATACTGGCCTCCAGCTGGAGCGTCAACTTGACCATGCTGATCTTCCTTTACAGCGTCCTTG GTGGCATTACATTGAGCATGATCTGGGCGAGCTCGCAGCTGATCGTGGGCTACTACTTCGAGCGGTTTCGTCCGATGGCCAATGGGTTTTCCTGCAGCGGTGGCGGAGCGGGTATAGTGCTCTTCACGTTCCTCAACAGCTGGCTGGTGCCCATCATCGGATGGAGGAACATGCTGCGGACGCAGGCGGGCCTGATAATGTTGATCCTGCTGATGGTGGTCGCCTACGTGGAGGTGGCTCCCACGCAGGTGGGCTTGTACCATTTCCCCGATAATTTGGAGTCCAGTTCGGATGAGTACTACGGCAACTTCTACGTGCAGGACTATTTACGTCTATCCGCGCAGACCGCTGGAAGCCGGAGTGTCCTAAGCGAATATGAGCCACCTCCCAAGAAGCATGGGTGCGCCAAGTTCTGCCCCTGCTGCACGAAGAGTTGTGGCAAGCGGCGGAAGAAGCCTCAAAATGAGGAAGAGCACAATCTGCTCATCCGGCCGGCGCCCTTGGAGCGGGAGGATCTCTTCTATACGGGGCCCGCCGACTACGACCAGCCGCACAGCAAGGAGAACCTCGAGGGCAAGGAGTTCCACCTAATGGGATCGGATAAGAAC ACCCAGCAAGTGAACTACGGCATCAAGAACATCCATGTGGATGGGGAAGGGGATGACACTTCTAGACAACATAGACGCACCCATTCTGTACGCAGATGGTCTGAAGAACTTCCGAAAAAGAAGAATACCTGTAGGAATAGTCGGTTCATGCTCACCCTGCTCAAACTATTCGACTACCACCTGCTGAAACAGTTCGAGTTTAAGATTCTGGTGGCCTCCGCCTTCCTGTTCCCCATGGGCTTTAATATACCCTTCGTTTACTCGTCTGCTCGAACCACGGTTCCTGTCGAATATGCCCGTATGATCGGGCCCATTATCGGAATTAGTAACCTAGTGATGAGGAACATCCTTGGCATCATCGCCTACAAAAGGCGCACTTGGACCCTCGGACTTTGTGGCGGCGGTCTGGTTTTCGGTGGGTTTTCCGTCTTAATAAGCGCCTTCTACGGAGAGAACTTGATTTGGTTCCAGATGCTGTACGGCATGTCCTATGCTGTAGCGCCAG CTGTTTATTCCACATTGAGAGGCCTTATATACGTGAAGTACCTGGGCCTTTCGAAACTGACCAACGCCTTTGGGATTACCTCTCTGGCCATGGGAATGGGCGCCTTCATTGGGACTACGATTGCCGGCAAAATGGTGGGCTTTACGGGAAACTATACTGCTGCCTTCTGCTTTGCGGGAATATGCCTAATAATCTCCGGAATCCTGAAGCTCCTGCTGCCCGGACTTATCAAATTTCGCAACAGGAAGGCCCAGTGA
- the LOC122613221 gene encoding uncharacterized protein LOC122613221 isoform X5, with product MSRNRRRSLPSCQDEDKTAAAQPSGSSSLRSQSLSRLEFSVQSSSIYQYDTRNPRNTRPPMVSVAVGTDQTDILNGSTSFLPLSQSQSQSEVDSSSLYESFNPTFLPKLLFRRFPHILVAASEDPPTSESKPTTSHQRPIEPISEVPFVEPNFEKNNRVSTARSSRPPSFRQSSSAYRGNDDDSFTSTDEVSPIQSFTSYTEEYDREEPLITKTQKFYKKRAALNPKNDSEDSFVVARENFQNDTTIAFNTTTVQATDSPESIYEYDPKNRRTTQLGDTDSRASKESFDLGRGGKRLGSGMVFVNLYGDTTGRRIRLGNHGAVLPRPADNRWSYLHHRSLVAIHCPGSGCEHIVGFAGGQCPDWLLLHQRSLLCHSDKSFWIPEGSHRWGPVFRIHHTGLQLERQLDHADLPLQRPWWHYIEHDLGELAADRGLLLRAVSSDGQWVFLQRWRSGYSALHVPQQLAGAHHRMEEHAADAGGPDNVDPADGGRLRGGGSHAGGLVPFPR from the exons ATGAGTAGGAATCGTAGGCGGAG CTTGCCCAGCTGCCAAGATGAAGACAAGACCGCCGCTGCACAGCCAAGTGGAAGTAGTAGCTTGAGATCCCAATCTCTGTCCAGGCTGGAGTTCTCGGTTCAATCCTCGTCCATCTATCAGTATGACACGCGGAACCCGCGGAACACGCGACCACCAATGGTCAGTGTGGCCGTCGGCACAGATCAGACGGATATCCTGAATGGGAGCACTTCATTCTTGCCCCTTAGCCAGTCTCAATCTCAGAGCGAAGTAGACTCATCCTCGTTGTACGAAAGTTTTAATCCTACCTTTCTTCCCAAGCTTCTTTTTAGAAGATTTCCGCATATCCTTGTGGCGGCATCAGAAGATCCTCCGACTTCGGAAAGCAAGCCAACTACATCACATCAAAGGCCAATTGAGCCAATATCCGAGGTGCCGTTCGTGGAACCCAATTTTGAGAAAAACAACAGAGTTAGCACCGCCAGATCGTCACGTCCGCCCAGTTTTCGACAATCTTCCTCTGCATACAGGGGTAATGATGATGACTCCTTCACGAGCACAGATGAGGTGTCTCCGATCCAGAGCTTCACTAGCTATACGGAAGAATATGATAGAGAAGAACCACTCATAACCAAAACGCAAAAGTTTTATAAAAAGA GAGCTGCCTTAAATCCGAAAAACGATTCCGAGGACTCATTTGTGGTCGCTAGGGAAAACTTTCAAAACGATACGACTATCGCGTTCAATACAACGACAGTACAGGCCACCGACTCGCCAGAATCTATCTACGAATACGACCCGAAGAACCGGAGGACCACCCAATTGGGGGACACAGATAGCAGAGCTTCGAAGGAGTCCTTTGACCTGGGCCGTGGTGGAAAGCGACTGGGCTCCGGTATGGTTTTTGTAA ATCTATATGGTGATACCACCGGACGGCGGATTCGGCTGGGTAATCATGGTGCTGTCCTTCCTCGCCCAGCTGATAATCGATGGTCTTATCTTCACCATCGGAGTCTTGTTGCCATCCATTGCCCAGGATCTGGGTGTGAGCACATCGTCGGTTTCGCTGGTGGCCAGTGTCCAGATTGGTTGCTACTTCACCAGCGGAGCCTTCTCTGCCATTCTGATAAATCGTTTTGGATTCCGGAAGGTAGCCATCGCTGGGGTCCTGTGTTCCGCATCCACCATACTGGCCTCCAGCTGGAGCGTCAACTTGACCATGCTGATCTTCCTTTACAGCGTCCTTG GTGGCATTACATTGAGCATGATCTGGGCGAGCTCGCAGCTGATCGTGGGCTACTACTTCGAGCGGTTTCGTCCGATGGCCAATGGGTTTTCCTGCAGCGGTGGCGGAGCGGGTATAGTGCTCTTCACGTTCCTCAACAGCTGGCTGGTGCCCATCATCGGATGGAGGAACATGCTGCGGACGCAGGCGGGCCTGATAATGTTGATCCTGCTGATGGTGGTCGCCTACGTGGAGGTGGCTCCCACGCAGGTGGGCTTGTACCATTTCCCCGATAA
- the LOC122613221 gene encoding uncharacterized protein LOC122613221 isoform X4, translating to MSRNRRRSLPSCQDEDKTAAAQPSGSSSLRSQSLSRLEFSVQSSSIYQYDTRNPRNTRPPMVSVAVGTDQTDILNGSTSFLPLSQSQSQSEVDSSSLYESFNPTFLPKLLFRRFPHILVAASEDPPTSESKPTTSHQRPIEPISEVPFVEPNFEKNNRVSTARSSRPPSFRQSSSAYRGNDDDSFTSTDEVSPIQSFTSYTEEYDREEPLITKTQKFYKKRAALNPKNDSEDSFVVARENFQNDTTIAFNTTTVQATDSPESIYEYDPKNRRTTQLGDTDSRASKESFDLGRGGKRLGSGMVFVNLYGDTTGRRIRLGNHGAVLPRPADNRWSYLHHRSLVAIHCPGSGCEHIVGFAGGQCPDWLLLHQRSLLCHSDKSFWIPEGSHRWGPVFRIHHTGLQLERQLDHADLPLQRPCLRRWHYIEHDLGELAADRGLLLRAVSSDGQWVFLQRWRSGYSALHVPQQLAGAHHRMEEHAADAGGPDNVDPADGGRLRGGGSHAGGLVPFPR from the exons ATGAGTAGGAATCGTAGGCGGAG CTTGCCCAGCTGCCAAGATGAAGACAAGACCGCCGCTGCACAGCCAAGTGGAAGTAGTAGCTTGAGATCCCAATCTCTGTCCAGGCTGGAGTTCTCGGTTCAATCCTCGTCCATCTATCAGTATGACACGCGGAACCCGCGGAACACGCGACCACCAATGGTCAGTGTGGCCGTCGGCACAGATCAGACGGATATCCTGAATGGGAGCACTTCATTCTTGCCCCTTAGCCAGTCTCAATCTCAGAGCGAAGTAGACTCATCCTCGTTGTACGAAAGTTTTAATCCTACCTTTCTTCCCAAGCTTCTTTTTAGAAGATTTCCGCATATCCTTGTGGCGGCATCAGAAGATCCTCCGACTTCGGAAAGCAAGCCAACTACATCACATCAAAGGCCAATTGAGCCAATATCCGAGGTGCCGTTCGTGGAACCCAATTTTGAGAAAAACAACAGAGTTAGCACCGCCAGATCGTCACGTCCGCCCAGTTTTCGACAATCTTCCTCTGCATACAGGGGTAATGATGATGACTCCTTCACGAGCACAGATGAGGTGTCTCCGATCCAGAGCTTCACTAGCTATACGGAAGAATATGATAGAGAAGAACCACTCATAACCAAAACGCAAAAGTTTTATAAAAAGA GAGCTGCCTTAAATCCGAAAAACGATTCCGAGGACTCATTTGTGGTCGCTAGGGAAAACTTTCAAAACGATACGACTATCGCGTTCAATACAACGACAGTACAGGCCACCGACTCGCCAGAATCTATCTACGAATACGACCCGAAGAACCGGAGGACCACCCAATTGGGGGACACAGATAGCAGAGCTTCGAAGGAGTCCTTTGACCTGGGCCGTGGTGGAAAGCGACTGGGCTCCGGTATGGTTTTTGTAA ATCTATATGGTGATACCACCGGACGGCGGATTCGGCTGGGTAATCATGGTGCTGTCCTTCCTCGCCCAGCTGATAATCGATGGTCTTATCTTCACCATCGGAGTCTTGTTGCCATCCATTGCCCAGGATCTGGGTGTGAGCACATCGTCGGTTTCGCTGGTGGCCAGTGTCCAGATTGGTTGCTACTTCACCAGCGGAGCCTTCTCTGCCATTCTGATAAATCGTTTTGGATTCCGGAAGGTAGCCATCGCTGGGGTCCTGTGTTCCGCATCCACCATACTGGCCTCCAGCTGGAGCGTCAACTTGACCATGCTGATCTTCCTTTACAGCGTCCTTG CCTGCGCAGGTGGCATTACATTGAGCATGATCTGGGCGAGCTCGCAGCTGATCGTGGGCTACTACTTCGAGCGGTTTCGTCCGATGGCCAATGGGTTTTCCTGCAGCGGTGGCGGAGCGGGTATAGTGCTCTTCACGTTCCTCAACAGCTGGCTGGTGCCCATCATCGGATGGAGGAACATGCTGCGGACGCAGGCGGGCCTGATAATGTTGATCCTGCTGATGGTGGTCGCCTACGTGGAGGTGGCTCCCACGCAGGTGGGCTTGTACCATTTCCCCGATAA
- the LOC122613221 gene encoding uncharacterized protein LOC122613221 isoform X1, producing the protein MSRNRRRSLPSCQDEDKTAAAQPSGSSSLRSQSLSRLEFSVQSSSIYQYDTRNPRNTRPPMVSVAVGTDQTDILNGSTSFLPLSQSQSQSEVDSSSLYESFNPTFLPKLLFRRFPHILVAASEDPPTSESKPTTSHQRPIEPISEVPFVEPNFEKNNRVSTARSSRPPSFRQSSSAYRGNDDDSFTSTDEVSPIQSFTSYTEEYDREEPLITKTQKFYKKRAALNPKNDSEDSFVVARENFQNDTTIAFNTTTVQATDSPESIYEYDPKNRRTTQLGDTDSRASKESFDLGRGGKRLGSGMVFIYMVIPPDGGFGWVIMVLSFLAQLIIDGLIFTIGVLLPSIAQDLGVSTSSVSLVASVQIGCYFTSGAFSAILINRFGFRKVAIAGVLCSASTILASSWSVNLTMLIFLYSVLACAGGITLSMIWASSQLIVGYYFERFRPMANGFSCSGGGAGIVLFTFLNSWLVPIIGWRNMLRTQAGLIMLILLMVVAYVEVAPTQVGLYHFPDNLESSSDEYYGNFYVQDYLRLSAQTAGSRSVLSEYEPPPKKHGCAKFCPCCTKSCGKRRKKPQNEEEHNLLIRPAPLEREDLFYTGPADYDQPHSKENLEGKEFHLMGSDKNTQQVNYGIKNIHVDGEGDDTSRQHRRTHSVRRWSEELPKKKNTCRNSRFMLTLLKLFDYHLLKQFEFKILVASAFLFPMGFNIPFVYSSARTTVPVEYARMIGPIIGISNLVMRNILGIIAYKRRTWTLGLCGGGLVFGGFSVLISAFYGENLIWFQMLYGMSYAVAPAVYSTLRGLIYVKYLGLSKLTNAFGITSLAMGMGAFIGTTIAGKMVGFTGNYTAAFCFAGICLIISGILKLLLPGLIKFRNRKAQ; encoded by the exons ATGAGTAGGAATCGTAGGCGGAG CTTGCCCAGCTGCCAAGATGAAGACAAGACCGCCGCTGCACAGCCAAGTGGAAGTAGTAGCTTGAGATCCCAATCTCTGTCCAGGCTGGAGTTCTCGGTTCAATCCTCGTCCATCTATCAGTATGACACGCGGAACCCGCGGAACACGCGACCACCAATGGTCAGTGTGGCCGTCGGCACAGATCAGACGGATATCCTGAATGGGAGCACTTCATTCTTGCCCCTTAGCCAGTCTCAATCTCAGAGCGAAGTAGACTCATCCTCGTTGTACGAAAGTTTTAATCCTACCTTTCTTCCCAAGCTTCTTTTTAGAAGATTTCCGCATATCCTTGTGGCGGCATCAGAAGATCCTCCGACTTCGGAAAGCAAGCCAACTACATCACATCAAAGGCCAATTGAGCCAATATCCGAGGTGCCGTTCGTGGAACCCAATTTTGAGAAAAACAACAGAGTTAGCACCGCCAGATCGTCACGTCCGCCCAGTTTTCGACAATCTTCCTCTGCATACAGGGGTAATGATGATGACTCCTTCACGAGCACAGATGAGGTGTCTCCGATCCAGAGCTTCACTAGCTATACGGAAGAATATGATAGAGAAGAACCACTCATAACCAAAACGCAAAAGTTTTATAAAAAGA GAGCTGCCTTAAATCCGAAAAACGATTCCGAGGACTCATTTGTGGTCGCTAGGGAAAACTTTCAAAACGATACGACTATCGCGTTCAATACAACGACAGTACAGGCCACCGACTCGCCAGAATCTATCTACGAATACGACCCGAAGAACCGGAGGACCACCCAATTGGGGGACACAGATAGCAGAGCTTCGAAGGAGTCCTTTGACCTGGGCCGTGGTGGAAAGCGACTGGGCTCCGGTATGGTTTTT ATCTATATGGTGATACCACCGGACGGCGGATTCGGCTGGGTAATCATGGTGCTGTCCTTCCTCGCCCAGCTGATAATCGATGGTCTTATCTTCACCATCGGAGTCTTGTTGCCATCCATTGCCCAGGATCTGGGTGTGAGCACATCGTCGGTTTCGCTGGTGGCCAGTGTCCAGATTGGTTGCTACTTCACCAGCGGAGCCTTCTCTGCCATTCTGATAAATCGTTTTGGATTCCGGAAGGTAGCCATCGCTGGGGTCCTGTGTTCCGCATCCACCATACTGGCCTCCAGCTGGAGCGTCAACTTGACCATGCTGATCTTCCTTTACAGCGTCCTTG CCTGCGCAGGTGGCATTACATTGAGCATGATCTGGGCGAGCTCGCAGCTGATCGTGGGCTACTACTTCGAGCGGTTTCGTCCGATGGCCAATGGGTTTTCCTGCAGCGGTGGCGGAGCGGGTATAGTGCTCTTCACGTTCCTCAACAGCTGGCTGGTGCCCATCATCGGATGGAGGAACATGCTGCGGACGCAGGCGGGCCTGATAATGTTGATCCTGCTGATGGTGGTCGCCTACGTGGAGGTGGCTCCCACGCAGGTGGGCTTGTACCATTTCCCCGATAATTTGGAGTCCAGTTCGGATGAGTACTACGGCAACTTCTACGTGCAGGACTATTTACGTCTATCCGCGCAGACCGCTGGAAGCCGGAGTGTCCTAAGCGAATATGAGCCACCTCCCAAGAAGCATGGGTGCGCCAAGTTCTGCCCCTGCTGCACGAAGAGTTGTGGCAAGCGGCGGAAGAAGCCTCAAAATGAGGAAGAGCACAATCTGCTCATCCGGCCGGCGCCCTTGGAGCGGGAGGATCTCTTCTATACGGGGCCCGCCGACTACGACCAGCCGCACAGCAAGGAGAACCTCGAGGGCAAGGAGTTCCACCTAATGGGATCGGATAAGAAC ACCCAGCAAGTGAACTACGGCATCAAGAACATCCATGTGGATGGGGAAGGGGATGACACTTCTAGACAACATAGACGCACCCATTCTGTACGCAGATGGTCTGAAGAACTTCCGAAAAAGAAGAATACCTGTAGGAATAGTCGGTTCATGCTCACCCTGCTCAAACTATTCGACTACCACCTGCTGAAACAGTTCGAGTTTAAGATTCTGGTGGCCTCCGCCTTCCTGTTCCCCATGGGCTTTAATATACCCTTCGTTTACTCGTCTGCTCGAACCACGGTTCCTGTCGAATATGCCCGTATGATCGGGCCCATTATCGGAATTAGTAACCTAGTGATGAGGAACATCCTTGGCATCATCGCCTACAAAAGGCGCACTTGGACCCTCGGACTTTGTGGCGGCGGTCTGGTTTTCGGTGGGTTTTCCGTCTTAATAAGCGCCTTCTACGGAGAGAACTTGATTTGGTTCCAGATGCTGTACGGCATGTCCTATGCTGTAGCGCCAG CTGTTTATTCCACATTGAGAGGCCTTATATACGTGAAGTACCTGGGCCTTTCGAAACTGACCAACGCCTTTGGGATTACCTCTCTGGCCATGGGAATGGGCGCCTTCATTGGGACTACGATTGCCGGCAAAATGGTGGGCTTTACGGGAAACTATACTGCTGCCTTCTGCTTTGCGGGAATATGCCTAATAATCTCCGGAATCCTGAAGCTCCTGCTGCCCGGACTTATCAAATTTCGCAACAGGAAGGCCCAGTGA
- the LOC122613221 gene encoding uncharacterized protein LOC122613221 isoform X3: MVIPPDGGFGWVIMVLSFLAQLIIDGLIFTIGVLLPSIAQDLGVSTSSVSLVASVQIGCYFTSGAFSAILINRFGFRKVAIAGVLCSASTILASSWSVNLTMLIFLYSVLACAGGITLSMIWASSQLIVGYYFERFRPMANGFSCSGGGAGIVLFTFLNSWLVPIIGWRNMLRTQAGLIMLILLMVVAYVEVAPTQVGLYHFPDNLESSSDEYYGNFYVQDYLRLSAQTAGSRSVLSEYEPPPKKHGCAKFCPCCTKSCGKRRKKPQNEEEHNLLIRPAPLEREDLFYTGPADYDQPHSKENLEGKEFHLMGSDKNTQQVNYGIKNIHVDGEGDDTSRQHRRTHSVRRWSEELPKKKNTCRNSRFMLTLLKLFDYHLLKQFEFKILVASAFLFPMGFNIPFVYSSARTTVPVEYARMIGPIIGISNLVMRNILGIIAYKRRTWTLGLCGGGLVFGGFSVLISAFYGENLIWFQMLYGMSYAVAPAVYSTLRGLIYVKYLGLSKLTNAFGITSLAMGMGAFIGTTIAGKMVGFTGNYTAAFCFAGICLIISGILKLLLPGLIKFRNRKAQ, encoded by the exons ATGGTGATACCACCGGACGGCGGATTCGGCTGGGTAATCATGGTGCTGTCCTTCCTCGCCCAGCTGATAATCGATGGTCTTATCTTCACCATCGGAGTCTTGTTGCCATCCATTGCCCAGGATCTGGGTGTGAGCACATCGTCGGTTTCGCTGGTGGCCAGTGTCCAGATTGGTTGCTACTTCACCAGCGGAGCCTTCTCTGCCATTCTGATAAATCGTTTTGGATTCCGGAAGGTAGCCATCGCTGGGGTCCTGTGTTCCGCATCCACCATACTGGCCTCCAGCTGGAGCGTCAACTTGACCATGCTGATCTTCCTTTACAGCGTCCTTG CCTGCGCAGGTGGCATTACATTGAGCATGATCTGGGCGAGCTCGCAGCTGATCGTGGGCTACTACTTCGAGCGGTTTCGTCCGATGGCCAATGGGTTTTCCTGCAGCGGTGGCGGAGCGGGTATAGTGCTCTTCACGTTCCTCAACAGCTGGCTGGTGCCCATCATCGGATGGAGGAACATGCTGCGGACGCAGGCGGGCCTGATAATGTTGATCCTGCTGATGGTGGTCGCCTACGTGGAGGTGGCTCCCACGCAGGTGGGCTTGTACCATTTCCCCGATAATTTGGAGTCCAGTTCGGATGAGTACTACGGCAACTTCTACGTGCAGGACTATTTACGTCTATCCGCGCAGACCGCTGGAAGCCGGAGTGTCCTAAGCGAATATGAGCCACCTCCCAAGAAGCATGGGTGCGCCAAGTTCTGCCCCTGCTGCACGAAGAGTTGTGGCAAGCGGCGGAAGAAGCCTCAAAATGAGGAAGAGCACAATCTGCTCATCCGGCCGGCGCCCTTGGAGCGGGAGGATCTCTTCTATACGGGGCCCGCCGACTACGACCAGCCGCACAGCAAGGAGAACCTCGAGGGCAAGGAGTTCCACCTAATGGGATCGGATAAGAAC ACCCAGCAAGTGAACTACGGCATCAAGAACATCCATGTGGATGGGGAAGGGGATGACACTTCTAGACAACATAGACGCACCCATTCTGTACGCAGATGGTCTGAAGAACTTCCGAAAAAGAAGAATACCTGTAGGAATAGTCGGTTCATGCTCACCCTGCTCAAACTATTCGACTACCACCTGCTGAAACAGTTCGAGTTTAAGATTCTGGTGGCCTCCGCCTTCCTGTTCCCCATGGGCTTTAATATACCCTTCGTTTACTCGTCTGCTCGAACCACGGTTCCTGTCGAATATGCCCGTATGATCGGGCCCATTATCGGAATTAGTAACCTAGTGATGAGGAACATCCTTGGCATCATCGCCTACAAAAGGCGCACTTGGACCCTCGGACTTTGTGGCGGCGGTCTGGTTTTCGGTGGGTTTTCCGTCTTAATAAGCGCCTTCTACGGAGAGAACTTGATTTGGTTCCAGATGCTGTACGGCATGTCCTATGCTGTAGCGCCAG CTGTTTATTCCACATTGAGAGGCCTTATATACGTGAAGTACCTGGGCCTTTCGAAACTGACCAACGCCTTTGGGATTACCTCTCTGGCCATGGGAATGGGCGCCTTCATTGGGACTACGATTGCCGGCAAAATGGTGGGCTTTACGGGAAACTATACTGCTGCCTTCTGCTTTGCGGGAATATGCCTAATAATCTCCGGAATCCTGAAGCTCCTGCTGCCCGGACTTATCAAATTTCGCAACAGGAAGGCCCAGTGA